A window from Leishmania donovani BPK282A1 complete genome, chromosome 27 encodes these proteins:
- a CDS encoding ribonucleoside-diphosphate reductase small chain, putative, with amino-acid sequence MPSTEANLQPAAKRPREEDVEAEVACTPTDGAATDAAKTENLVMKPVAAGAEVLTADKVAEGTNAEEEPLQQENPFRYVLFPIQYHDIWRKYKEQESCIWTVEEIDLGNDMKDWATLNDGERHFIKHVLAFFAGSDGIVIENLAQRFMSDVKVPEARAFYGFQLMMENIHSETYSVLLDTYITDSEEKLRLLHAIQ; translated from the coding sequence ATGCCGTCCACCGAAGCCAACCTGCAGCCTGCCGCGAAGCGTCCGCGTGAGGAGGATGTGGAGGCGGAAGTTGCTTGTACGCCGACCGATGGCGCGGCCACCGATGCTGCCAAGACGGAGAATCTCGTCATGAAACCGGTTGCGGCTGGCGCCGAGGTACTGACAGCGGACAAGGTTGCCGAGGGGACGAatgccgaggaggagccgctgcagcaggagaacCCATTCCGCTACGTCCTCTTCCCAATCCAGTACCATGACATCTGGCGCAAGTACAAGGAGCAGGAGAGCTGCATCTGGACGGTGGAGGAGATCGACCTGGGCAACGACATGAAGGACTGGGCAACGCTGAACGACGGGGAGCGGCACTTCATCAAGCACGTGCttgccttcttcgccggcagcgacggcatAGTCATCGAGAATCTTGCGCAGCGCTTCATGAGCGACGTGAAGGTGccagaggcgcgcgcgttcTACGGGTTCCAGCTGATGATGGAGAACATCCACTCGGAGACGTActctgtgctgctggacACGTACATCACGGACAgcgaggagaagctgcgACTGTTGCACGCAATACAG
- a CDS encoding RNA-binding protein, putative, whose amino-acid sequence MSACTVYVTGMPTSATEDDIFDFFTRIGNVAEVHMPSAEHQPASGAAAAVEVVFDKPEDAVSAVSISGSDFQEDIPIYISAVAPTAAATEKPAGNATTTAANAGGDSNGNAAAAAASAEPGAGLLMRRSADAERTSKNKVVISSIYPHTTRAQLREVFSPCGAICDFHLIPTRHMAFVGYTTEEACEKALKLDGAMVNGNPVVVRPCPPRDDAPAPASRRDATRRGNESTTASAPSRRQLDVRVVVHGVPSDVTKEALRAFFSPDCGPLTDVFIKPEIGVAFVAFTSAENAKRAISKSGEMLMGTRVRIEQRLPLICRRCDKEGHVAAQCKERSHGSRRRSNERRRRRRSSSSTSDRDRRRRRRSDSLDRDRRRRRHSRSRSPPRRRRHSRSPPRSRSPPRRR is encoded by the coding sequence ATGAGTGCCTGCACCGTCTACGTGACCGGGATGCCGACCTCGGCGACGGAGGATGACATCTTCGATTTCTTCACTCGGATCGGCAATGTGGCAGAGGTGCACATGCCCTCCGCGGAGCACCAGCCGGCTTCCggggctgcggcagccgtcgAGGTCGTCTTCGACAAACCCGAGGATGCCGTCAGTGCTGTGTCGATAAGCGGCAGTGACTTCCAGGAAGACATCCCAATCTACATCTCCGCTGTGGCGCcaaccgccgctgcgacagAGAAGCCGGCTGGCAACGCTACAACCACCGCTGCGAACGCTGGCGGCGATTCCAACGGCaacgcggctgcagcagcagcttcagcggAACCGGGTGCTGGCCTGCTGATGCGTCGCTCGGCAGATGCTGAGAGGACGTCCAAGAATAAAGTTGTCATCTCGTCGATTTATCCTCATACGACGagggcgcagctgcgcgaggtctTCAGCCCGTGCGGCGCCATCTGCGACTTTCACCTGATCCCCACCCGCCACATGGCCTTCGTGGGCTACACGACGGAAGAGGCGTGCGAGAAAGCGTTAAAGCTGGACGGGGCCATGGTGAACGGTAACCCAGTCGTCGTACGGCCCTGCCCTCCACGCGACGatgcgcctgcgcctgcatCCCGGCGCGACGCGACGCGTCGCGGCAATGAGAGCACCACTGCTTCTGCGCCGAGCCGGCGGCAGCTGGAtgtccgcgtcgtcgtccacgGCGTCCCCTCTGATGTCAcaaaggaggcgctgcgcgccttcttctctcccgATTGTGGGCCGCTCACAGACGTGTTTATCAAGCCAGAGATCGGCGTCGCCTTTGTGGCCTTCACCTCAGCCGAGAACGCCAAACGGGCCATCAGCAAATCGGGAGAGATGCTTATGGGAACCCGCGTAAGGATTGAGCAACGACTTCCACTGATctgccgccggtgcgacAAAGAGGGGCACGTGGCGGCACAGTGCAAGGAGCGTTCGCACGGCTCccgacgccgcagcaacgaacgtcgacgccgtcgtcgctcgTCTTCCTCTACGTCCGATCGcgaccgccgtcgccgtcgccgctctgACTCGCTCGaccgcgaccgccgccgccgtcgccactcgcgcagtcgcagcccaccgcgtcgccgccgtcacagTCGCAGCCCGCCACGCAGTCGCAgcccgccgcgtcgccgctaA